The Coffea arabica cultivar ET-39 chromosome 9e, Coffea Arabica ET-39 HiFi, whole genome shotgun sequence genome has a window encoding:
- the LOC113710490 gene encoding cleavage stimulating factor 64 isoform X2, with product MATSHPQHRCVFVGNIPYDATEEQLKEICEEVGPVVSFRLVIDRETGKPKGYGFCEYKDEETALSARRNLQGYEINGRQLRVDFAENDKNADRNREQGRGGPGMVAHVDNQKQFGGPAVLKDSSLLQPIGVSVAMTAASIMAQALGAAQTGGMSNQIGIPSQPTLGSDPLTLHLAKMSRSQLIELMSEMKAMATQNKEQARQLLLACPHLPKAILQAGIMLGIVPPHMLQMPNIRQVSAPPLQPLLQDGMQNQLLTTQNVPGLPPLPQNKGQYSLLPTAQEGAISASRPNSMLNNKHASVTQFPIQPQIQLPQPMQNKVLQQNQLPIQSGNPALSLIRPQSQGNFSFRPQIQAAASSSLKHHVQTPPQMQHLGQVTAAATAASIQTSQSIQPPLLDQGFQHGSSLLSGIQDSINKDPRRQVMISRVNDSLDPTNQPSKLVRLNDGRPIPSPTDENMAASASGPSQTFSMTTNQVPKVEEASVSEKQAAQVQLPPDVETALLQQVLLLTPEQVSSLPPDQQQQVIQLQQMLRQAS from the exons ATGGCAACTTCTCACCCTCAGCACCGCTGCGTCTTTG TTGGGAATATACCTTATGATGCAACTGAAGAACAGCTGAAAGAAATTTGTGAGGAGGTGGGCCCTGTTGTTTCCTTCAG ATTAGTAATTGATAGAGAAACTGGGAAACCAAAAGGTTACGGATTTTGTGAGTATAAGGATGAGGAGACGGCTTTGAGTGCACGCCGGAATCTTCAGGGGTACGAGATAAACGGACGACAATTACGTGTTGATTTTGctgaaaatgataaaaatgctGACAGGAATCGCGAACAG GGCCGTGGTGGACCTGGAATGGTTGCACATGTTG ATAATCAAAAACAGTTTGGGGGACCAGCAGTCCTCAAGGATTCCAGTCTTCTTCAGCCAATAGGTGTCTCTGTAGCTATGACTGCTGCAAGTATCATGGCACAAGCTCTTGGTGCTGCTCAGACTGGTGGCATGTCCAATCAGATTGGTATACCTAGTCAGCCAACATTGGGCAGTGATCCTTTAACTTTGCATCTGGCCAAAATGTCAAGAAGCCAGCTAATCGAGCTTATGTCTGAGATGAAG GCAATGGCTACACAAAACAAGGAGCAAGCTCGTCAACTGTTACTTGCGTGCCCCCATTTGCCTAAAGCAATTTTACAG GCAGGGATAATGCTGGGAATAGTACCACCACACATG TTGCAGATGCCCAACATTAGGCAGGTGTCTGCTCCACCATTGCAGCCTTTACTGCAAGATGGTATGCAGAATCAACTATTAACAACTCAAAATGTTCCTGGGCTCCCCCCTCTTCCACAGAATAAAGGGCAATACAGTTTGTTGCCCACAGCACAAGAGGGTGCAATTTCTGCTAGTCGTCCAAATTCTATGTTGAATAACAAGCATGCTTCGGTAACTCAGTTTCCTATACAACCTCAAATTCAGCTTCCACAGCCTATGCAGAATAAAGTTTTGCAGCAGAACCAATTGCCTATTCAGTCTGGAAATCCAGCCCTTTCATTGATACGCCCTCAATCTCAGGGCAATTTCTCATTTAGACCGCAAATTCAGGCAGCAGCTTCCTCTTCTTTGAAGCATCACGTGCAAACTCCTCCTCAGATGCAACATTTAGGGCAAGTTACAGCCGCTGCTACCGCAGCATCTATTCAAACTTCTCAATCAATACAGCCACCACTGCTGGATCAAGGCTTTCAG CATGGTTCTTCACTGTTATCTGGCATACAAGATAGCATTAATAAAGATCCACGCAGACAGGTTATGATTTCAAGAGTCAATGACAGTCTAGATCCAACAAATCAGCCATCAAAACTGGTTAGGTTAAATGACGGAAGGCCTATACCTTCGCCCACCGATGAAAATATGGCAGCCTCTGCATCTGGACCATCTCAGACTTTTAGCATGACTACAAACCAAGTTCCTAAAGTAGAAGAAGCTTCTGTATCTGAAAAACAAGCTGCTCAG GTACAGCTTCCTCCTGATGTGGAGACTGCTCTGCTACAGCAAGTGCTTCTTCTAACACCTGAGCAAGTAAGTTCACTGCCACCTGATCAGCAGCAACAGGTCATTCAACTCCAGCAGATGCTTCGGCAGGCTTCATAG
- the LOC113710490 gene encoding cleavage stimulating factor 64 isoform X1: MATSHPQHRCVFVGNIPYDATEEQLKEICEEVGPVVSFRLVIDRETGKPKGYGFCEYKDEETALSARRNLQGYEINGRQLRVDFAENDKNADRNREQGRGGPGMVAHVDNQKQFGGPAVLKDSSLLQPIGVSVAMTAASIMAQALGAAQTGGMSNQIGIPSQPTLGSDPLTLHLAKMSRSQLIELMSEMKAMATQNKEQARQLLLACPHLPKAILQAGIMLGIVPPHMLQMPNIRQVSAPPLQPLLQDGMQNQLLTTQNVPGLPPLPQNKGQYSLLPTAQEGAISASRPNSMLNNKHASVTQFPIQPQIQLPQPMQNKVLQQNQLPIQSGNPALSLIRPQSQGNFSFRPQIQAAASSSLKHHVQTPPQMQHLGQVTAAATAASIQTSQSIQPPLLDQGFQQHGSSLLSGIQDSINKDPRRQVMISRVNDSLDPTNQPSKLVRLNDGRPIPSPTDENMAASASGPSQTFSMTTNQVPKVEEASVSEKQAAQVQLPPDVETALLQQVLLLTPEQVSSLPPDQQQQVIQLQQMLRQAS, encoded by the exons ATGGCAACTTCTCACCCTCAGCACCGCTGCGTCTTTG TTGGGAATATACCTTATGATGCAACTGAAGAACAGCTGAAAGAAATTTGTGAGGAGGTGGGCCCTGTTGTTTCCTTCAG ATTAGTAATTGATAGAGAAACTGGGAAACCAAAAGGTTACGGATTTTGTGAGTATAAGGATGAGGAGACGGCTTTGAGTGCACGCCGGAATCTTCAGGGGTACGAGATAAACGGACGACAATTACGTGTTGATTTTGctgaaaatgataaaaatgctGACAGGAATCGCGAACAG GGCCGTGGTGGACCTGGAATGGTTGCACATGTTG ATAATCAAAAACAGTTTGGGGGACCAGCAGTCCTCAAGGATTCCAGTCTTCTTCAGCCAATAGGTGTCTCTGTAGCTATGACTGCTGCAAGTATCATGGCACAAGCTCTTGGTGCTGCTCAGACTGGTGGCATGTCCAATCAGATTGGTATACCTAGTCAGCCAACATTGGGCAGTGATCCTTTAACTTTGCATCTGGCCAAAATGTCAAGAAGCCAGCTAATCGAGCTTATGTCTGAGATGAAG GCAATGGCTACACAAAACAAGGAGCAAGCTCGTCAACTGTTACTTGCGTGCCCCCATTTGCCTAAAGCAATTTTACAG GCAGGGATAATGCTGGGAATAGTACCACCACACATG TTGCAGATGCCCAACATTAGGCAGGTGTCTGCTCCACCATTGCAGCCTTTACTGCAAGATGGTATGCAGAATCAACTATTAACAACTCAAAATGTTCCTGGGCTCCCCCCTCTTCCACAGAATAAAGGGCAATACAGTTTGTTGCCCACAGCACAAGAGGGTGCAATTTCTGCTAGTCGTCCAAATTCTATGTTGAATAACAAGCATGCTTCGGTAACTCAGTTTCCTATACAACCTCAAATTCAGCTTCCACAGCCTATGCAGAATAAAGTTTTGCAGCAGAACCAATTGCCTATTCAGTCTGGAAATCCAGCCCTTTCATTGATACGCCCTCAATCTCAGGGCAATTTCTCATTTAGACCGCAAATTCAGGCAGCAGCTTCCTCTTCTTTGAAGCATCACGTGCAAACTCCTCCTCAGATGCAACATTTAGGGCAAGTTACAGCCGCTGCTACCGCAGCATCTATTCAAACTTCTCAATCAATACAGCCACCACTGCTGGATCAAGGCTTTCAG CAGCATGGTTCTTCACTGTTATCTGGCATACAAGATAGCATTAATAAAGATCCACGCAGACAGGTTATGATTTCAAGAGTCAATGACAGTCTAGATCCAACAAATCAGCCATCAAAACTGGTTAGGTTAAATGACGGAAGGCCTATACCTTCGCCCACCGATGAAAATATGGCAGCCTCTGCATCTGGACCATCTCAGACTTTTAGCATGACTACAAACCAAGTTCCTAAAGTAGAAGAAGCTTCTGTATCTGAAAAACAAGCTGCTCAG GTACAGCTTCCTCCTGATGTGGAGACTGCTCTGCTACAGCAAGTGCTTCTTCTAACACCTGAGCAAGTAAGTTCACTGCCACCTGATCAGCAGCAACAGGTCATTCAACTCCAGCAGATGCTTCGGCAGGCTTCATAG
- the LOC113710490 gene encoding cleavage stimulating factor 64 isoform X3, which yields MATSHPQHRCVFVGNIPYDATEEQLKEICEEVGPVVSFRLVIDRETGKPKGYGFCEYKDEETALSARRNLQGYEINGRQLRVDFAENDKNADRNREQGRGGPGMVAHVDNQKQFGGPAVLKDSSLLQPIGVSVAMTAASIMAQALGAAQTGGMSNQIGIPSQPTLGSDPLTLHLAKMSRSQLIELMSEMKAMATQNKEQARQLLLACPHLPKAILQAGIMLGIVPPHMLQMPNIRQVSAPPLQPLLQDGMQNQLLTTQNVPGLPPLPQNKGQYSLLPTAQEGAISASRPNSMLNNKHASVTQFPIQPQIQLPQPMQNKVLQQNQLPIQSGNPALSLIRPQSQGNFSFRPQIQAAASSSLKHHVQTPPQMQHLGQVTAAATAASIQTSQSIQPPLLDQGFQQHGSSLLSGIQDSINKDPRRQVMISRVNDSLDPTNQPSKLVRLNDGRPIPSPTDENMAASASGPSQTFSMTTNQVPKVEEASVSEKQAAQLPPDVETALLQQVLLLTPEQVSSLPPDQQQQVIQLQQMLRQAS from the exons ATGGCAACTTCTCACCCTCAGCACCGCTGCGTCTTTG TTGGGAATATACCTTATGATGCAACTGAAGAACAGCTGAAAGAAATTTGTGAGGAGGTGGGCCCTGTTGTTTCCTTCAG ATTAGTAATTGATAGAGAAACTGGGAAACCAAAAGGTTACGGATTTTGTGAGTATAAGGATGAGGAGACGGCTTTGAGTGCACGCCGGAATCTTCAGGGGTACGAGATAAACGGACGACAATTACGTGTTGATTTTGctgaaaatgataaaaatgctGACAGGAATCGCGAACAG GGCCGTGGTGGACCTGGAATGGTTGCACATGTTG ATAATCAAAAACAGTTTGGGGGACCAGCAGTCCTCAAGGATTCCAGTCTTCTTCAGCCAATAGGTGTCTCTGTAGCTATGACTGCTGCAAGTATCATGGCACAAGCTCTTGGTGCTGCTCAGACTGGTGGCATGTCCAATCAGATTGGTATACCTAGTCAGCCAACATTGGGCAGTGATCCTTTAACTTTGCATCTGGCCAAAATGTCAAGAAGCCAGCTAATCGAGCTTATGTCTGAGATGAAG GCAATGGCTACACAAAACAAGGAGCAAGCTCGTCAACTGTTACTTGCGTGCCCCCATTTGCCTAAAGCAATTTTACAG GCAGGGATAATGCTGGGAATAGTACCACCACACATG TTGCAGATGCCCAACATTAGGCAGGTGTCTGCTCCACCATTGCAGCCTTTACTGCAAGATGGTATGCAGAATCAACTATTAACAACTCAAAATGTTCCTGGGCTCCCCCCTCTTCCACAGAATAAAGGGCAATACAGTTTGTTGCCCACAGCACAAGAGGGTGCAATTTCTGCTAGTCGTCCAAATTCTATGTTGAATAACAAGCATGCTTCGGTAACTCAGTTTCCTATACAACCTCAAATTCAGCTTCCACAGCCTATGCAGAATAAAGTTTTGCAGCAGAACCAATTGCCTATTCAGTCTGGAAATCCAGCCCTTTCATTGATACGCCCTCAATCTCAGGGCAATTTCTCATTTAGACCGCAAATTCAGGCAGCAGCTTCCTCTTCTTTGAAGCATCACGTGCAAACTCCTCCTCAGATGCAACATTTAGGGCAAGTTACAGCCGCTGCTACCGCAGCATCTATTCAAACTTCTCAATCAATACAGCCACCACTGCTGGATCAAGGCTTTCAG CAGCATGGTTCTTCACTGTTATCTGGCATACAAGATAGCATTAATAAAGATCCACGCAGACAGGTTATGATTTCAAGAGTCAATGACAGTCTAGATCCAACAAATCAGCCATCAAAACTGGTTAGGTTAAATGACGGAAGGCCTATACCTTCGCCCACCGATGAAAATATGGCAGCCTCTGCATCTGGACCATCTCAGACTTTTAGCATGACTACAAACCAAGTTCCTAAAGTAGAAGAAGCTTCTGTATCTGAAAAACAAGCTGCTCAG CTTCCTCCTGATGTGGAGACTGCTCTGCTACAGCAAGTGCTTCTTCTAACACCTGAGCAAGTAAGTTCACTGCCACCTGATCAGCAGCAACAGGTCATTCAACTCCAGCAGATGCTTCGGCAGGCTTCATAG
- the LOC113710490 gene encoding cleavage stimulating factor 64 isoform X4: protein MATSHPQHRCVFVGNIPYDATEEQLKEICEEVGPVVSFRLVIDRETGKPKGYGFCEYKDEETALSARRNLQGYEINGRQLRVDFAENDKNADRNREQGRGGPGMVAHVDNQKQFGGPAVLKDSSLLQPIGVSVAMTAASIMAQALGAAQTGGMSNQIGIPSQPTLGSDPLTLHLAKMSRSQLIELMSEMKAMATQNKEQARQLLLACPHLPKAILQAGIMLGIVPPHMMPNIRQVSAPPLQPLLQDGMQNQLLTTQNVPGLPPLPQNKGQYSLLPTAQEGAISASRPNSMLNNKHASVTQFPIQPQIQLPQPMQNKVLQQNQLPIQSGNPALSLIRPQSQGNFSFRPQIQAAASSSLKHHVQTPPQMQHLGQVTAAATAASIQTSQSIQPPLLDQGFQQHGSSLLSGIQDSINKDPRRQVMISRVNDSLDPTNQPSKLVRLNDGRPIPSPTDENMAASASGPSQTFSMTTNQVPKVEEASVSEKQAAQVQLPPDVETALLQQVLLLTPEQVSSLPPDQQQQVIQLQQMLRQAS from the exons ATGGCAACTTCTCACCCTCAGCACCGCTGCGTCTTTG TTGGGAATATACCTTATGATGCAACTGAAGAACAGCTGAAAGAAATTTGTGAGGAGGTGGGCCCTGTTGTTTCCTTCAG ATTAGTAATTGATAGAGAAACTGGGAAACCAAAAGGTTACGGATTTTGTGAGTATAAGGATGAGGAGACGGCTTTGAGTGCACGCCGGAATCTTCAGGGGTACGAGATAAACGGACGACAATTACGTGTTGATTTTGctgaaaatgataaaaatgctGACAGGAATCGCGAACAG GGCCGTGGTGGACCTGGAATGGTTGCACATGTTG ATAATCAAAAACAGTTTGGGGGACCAGCAGTCCTCAAGGATTCCAGTCTTCTTCAGCCAATAGGTGTCTCTGTAGCTATGACTGCTGCAAGTATCATGGCACAAGCTCTTGGTGCTGCTCAGACTGGTGGCATGTCCAATCAGATTGGTATACCTAGTCAGCCAACATTGGGCAGTGATCCTTTAACTTTGCATCTGGCCAAAATGTCAAGAAGCCAGCTAATCGAGCTTATGTCTGAGATGAAG GCAATGGCTACACAAAACAAGGAGCAAGCTCGTCAACTGTTACTTGCGTGCCCCCATTTGCCTAAAGCAATTTTACAG GCAGGGATAATGCTGGGAATAGTACCACCACACATG ATGCCCAACATTAGGCAGGTGTCTGCTCCACCATTGCAGCCTTTACTGCAAGATGGTATGCAGAATCAACTATTAACAACTCAAAATGTTCCTGGGCTCCCCCCTCTTCCACAGAATAAAGGGCAATACAGTTTGTTGCCCACAGCACAAGAGGGTGCAATTTCTGCTAGTCGTCCAAATTCTATGTTGAATAACAAGCATGCTTCGGTAACTCAGTTTCCTATACAACCTCAAATTCAGCTTCCACAGCCTATGCAGAATAAAGTTTTGCAGCAGAACCAATTGCCTATTCAGTCTGGAAATCCAGCCCTTTCATTGATACGCCCTCAATCTCAGGGCAATTTCTCATTTAGACCGCAAATTCAGGCAGCAGCTTCCTCTTCTTTGAAGCATCACGTGCAAACTCCTCCTCAGATGCAACATTTAGGGCAAGTTACAGCCGCTGCTACCGCAGCATCTATTCAAACTTCTCAATCAATACAGCCACCACTGCTGGATCAAGGCTTTCAG CAGCATGGTTCTTCACTGTTATCTGGCATACAAGATAGCATTAATAAAGATCCACGCAGACAGGTTATGATTTCAAGAGTCAATGACAGTCTAGATCCAACAAATCAGCCATCAAAACTGGTTAGGTTAAATGACGGAAGGCCTATACCTTCGCCCACCGATGAAAATATGGCAGCCTCTGCATCTGGACCATCTCAGACTTTTAGCATGACTACAAACCAAGTTCCTAAAGTAGAAGAAGCTTCTGTATCTGAAAAACAAGCTGCTCAG GTACAGCTTCCTCCTGATGTGGAGACTGCTCTGCTACAGCAAGTGCTTCTTCTAACACCTGAGCAAGTAAGTTCACTGCCACCTGATCAGCAGCAACAGGTCATTCAACTCCAGCAGATGCTTCGGCAGGCTTCATAG
- the LOC113710490 gene encoding cleavage stimulating factor 64 isoform X5, with translation MVAHVDNQKQFGGPAVLKDSSLLQPIGVSVAMTAASIMAQALGAAQTGGMSNQIGIPSQPTLGSDPLTLHLAKMSRSQLIELMSEMKAMATQNKEQARQLLLACPHLPKAILQAGIMLGIVPPHMLQMPNIRQVSAPPLQPLLQDGMQNQLLTTQNVPGLPPLPQNKGQYSLLPTAQEGAISASRPNSMLNNKHASVTQFPIQPQIQLPQPMQNKVLQQNQLPIQSGNPALSLIRPQSQGNFSFRPQIQAAASSSLKHHVQTPPQMQHLGQVTAAATAASIQTSQSIQPPLLDQGFQQHGSSLLSGIQDSINKDPRRQVMISRVNDSLDPTNQPSKLVRLNDGRPIPSPTDENMAASASGPSQTFSMTTNQVPKVEEASVSEKQAAQVQLPPDVETALLQQVLLLTPEQVSSLPPDQQQQVIQLQQMLRQAS, from the exons ATGGTTGCACATGTTG ATAATCAAAAACAGTTTGGGGGACCAGCAGTCCTCAAGGATTCCAGTCTTCTTCAGCCAATAGGTGTCTCTGTAGCTATGACTGCTGCAAGTATCATGGCACAAGCTCTTGGTGCTGCTCAGACTGGTGGCATGTCCAATCAGATTGGTATACCTAGTCAGCCAACATTGGGCAGTGATCCTTTAACTTTGCATCTGGCCAAAATGTCAAGAAGCCAGCTAATCGAGCTTATGTCTGAGATGAAG GCAATGGCTACACAAAACAAGGAGCAAGCTCGTCAACTGTTACTTGCGTGCCCCCATTTGCCTAAAGCAATTTTACAG GCAGGGATAATGCTGGGAATAGTACCACCACACATG TTGCAGATGCCCAACATTAGGCAGGTGTCTGCTCCACCATTGCAGCCTTTACTGCAAGATGGTATGCAGAATCAACTATTAACAACTCAAAATGTTCCTGGGCTCCCCCCTCTTCCACAGAATAAAGGGCAATACAGTTTGTTGCCCACAGCACAAGAGGGTGCAATTTCTGCTAGTCGTCCAAATTCTATGTTGAATAACAAGCATGCTTCGGTAACTCAGTTTCCTATACAACCTCAAATTCAGCTTCCACAGCCTATGCAGAATAAAGTTTTGCAGCAGAACCAATTGCCTATTCAGTCTGGAAATCCAGCCCTTTCATTGATACGCCCTCAATCTCAGGGCAATTTCTCATTTAGACCGCAAATTCAGGCAGCAGCTTCCTCTTCTTTGAAGCATCACGTGCAAACTCCTCCTCAGATGCAACATTTAGGGCAAGTTACAGCCGCTGCTACCGCAGCATCTATTCAAACTTCTCAATCAATACAGCCACCACTGCTGGATCAAGGCTTTCAG CAGCATGGTTCTTCACTGTTATCTGGCATACAAGATAGCATTAATAAAGATCCACGCAGACAGGTTATGATTTCAAGAGTCAATGACAGTCTAGATCCAACAAATCAGCCATCAAAACTGGTTAGGTTAAATGACGGAAGGCCTATACCTTCGCCCACCGATGAAAATATGGCAGCCTCTGCATCTGGACCATCTCAGACTTTTAGCATGACTACAAACCAAGTTCCTAAAGTAGAAGAAGCTTCTGTATCTGAAAAACAAGCTGCTCAG GTACAGCTTCCTCCTGATGTGGAGACTGCTCTGCTACAGCAAGTGCTTCTTCTAACACCTGAGCAAGTAAGTTCACTGCCACCTGATCAGCAGCAACAGGTCATTCAACTCCAGCAGATGCTTCGGCAGGCTTCATAG